TAATGTTTACATTATACAAAATAAAAAAAAAAAAAAAAAAAAAGACATTACTTGTTTATTATTAAGAAACTTTTTTGTGACTCATAAAAAAATAACTACTAATTTGTTAGTAGTTATTTAATCATTAATGTTATATTACATTCCTTCGTGGAAAGTTCTTGAAATAACATCTTCTTGTTGTTCTTTTGTTAATTTAACAAAATTTACGGCATATCCTGAAACACGAATTGTTAATTGTGGATATTCTTCCGGGCGTTTTTGTGCTTCTCGCAACACATCACGGTCTAAAACATTAACATTTAAATGGTGCCCACCTTTTTGCATATATCCATCTAACATATTAACTAAATTACTAACTTGTGAATCTGATGCTTTTGCCACTAGTAATCACTTCCTTTTCTATACTTATTATTTTATACCTTTTTATAAAGAATGCAATTAGGAACTATTAATCATCCTATCACTAAGAAAAATTAATTATAAAATAATATATTATTGATTTGTTCTATTTAAATAAAATATCGAATAAAACGAGATTTAATGATTTCTTTTTCTAAATGTTTATAATAAACATGGTAAATACTATAAATTATTAAACCAAAATCAACAAATAAAATCACTAAAGTTCCAATAATAGTCTCAATCAAAGCTCAACCTTTAATAATAATCGCTAATTCATTTTGATTTAAAAAATTAAGATATATTCAAGTGCTTAATTTAACCATTGCAACCATTCCAATTGCTAAGGGAAAAGTGTAACAAGCAAATAATGGCACAAATTTAGTTTGAAAGGTTTTAACCATTGAAATATAAACAGAAATTGTAAAAAAAATGCTAAAGACACTAAGAAAAAAATAAATAAGTTGTAATGCCTTGCGATTTCCTGAAAATTAAAAGTAGAAAAGTAACCGGCTAATAATAAATTTGGTGGTGCTGCCATAATGCCATATGCTGCTATTTTTTTATGTAATAAATGATTTGTAAAACTATATTTATAAATCATTAATGGTAACATTACAACATAAAATGCAAAACCTAAGTATCAACAAAATTGTGATAACTGATGGATACTAGATGCAAATTCAGTAGAAATATTAGTACCAACATCTTTTGACATTACACAAGCAACAACAATTCCAATTGGTGGAACAAACCAAGATGCAATAAAATTTTCCCATTTGAAATAATAAATATGAAAAACACAAAATAATACAATATAAACTAAATGAATAACAACACAAGATACTCAAATAACTAATTGTAACATTCTAATATTATGTTCACCATAGAACCCAGAAATAACAAAGCAAGTCATTAAAATTGTTGGAATAAAATTACTTAATGTTGGATCTTTAAATTCCTTAATTAGTGTTTTAGGCGAAAAAATATATTTCAATAAAATTAAGATAACAATTAACATTGCAAAACTAATTGTAATATATTTTAATCATCAGCAGTTAAATGAAAAACCAATGTTTGTCTCTTGGAACATTCCTCATGCGTTTCCCATTGTTGCTGTTCCAAGTGCTGCCCCAGAAAGAGCAAGGGGGCGGTTAGCAATTTTTAAATAAAAATTTTTAATAAACTGCATTCTTCTTTTTTCTCCTTGTATTTAATTTATCTATATTAATCAATTTGTT
This genomic window from Spiroplasma sp. SV19 contains:
- a CDS encoding exfoliative toxin A/B, which codes for MQFIKNFYLKIANRPLALSGAALGTATMGNAWGMFQETNIGFSFNCWWLKYITISFAMLIVILILLKYIFSPKTLIKEFKDPTLSNFIPTILMTCFVISGFYGEHNIRMLQLVIWVSCVVIHLVYIVLFCVFHIYYFKWENFIASWFVPPIGIVVACVMSKDVGTNISTEFASSIHQLSQFCWYLGFAFYVVMLPLMIYKYSFTNHLLHKKIAAYGIMAAPPNLLLAGYFSTFNFQEIARHYNLFIFFLVSLAFFLQFLFIFQWLKPFKLNLCHYLLVTLFP
- a CDS encoding glycine radical domain-containing protein, with product MLDGYMQKGGHHLNVNVLDRDVLREAQKRPEEYPQLTIRVSGYAVNFVKLTKEQQEDVISRTFHEGM